A single genomic interval of uncultured Pseudodesulfovibrio sp. harbors:
- the fusA gene encoding elongation factor G, which translates to MSKSNAPSAKILGNLRNIGIIAHIDAGKTTLTERILYYSGKIHRIGEVHEGTATMDYMPEEQERGITITSAVTSCSWSPCMINIIDTPGHVDFTIEVERSLRVLDGAVGVFCGVSGVEPQSETVWRQSETYSVPKLAFVNKMDRLGADFEKVVESISSKLGANPLPIQYPQGEGDEFRGVYDLVEMKRLEFDPKTDGEEFAAHDLNESELELLSPWRERLIETASDEDEEILDLYLSGEEIPADRIRAAIRIATLARKVVPVLVGSALRNIGVQPVMDAVCDYLPSPLEVPTAVGVEPESKSKISYEVSHKEPLSALVFKVAMDSGRKLAMMRIYSGKLSGGDTVYNITQGQNERVARLFRLHAGRKEKLDTAYAGDMVAAAGMKFARTGDTLCERETPILLEQIADYKPVISLAIEPRNSEEAEKLDEVLEKYLMEDPTLELKRDEDTGQIILSGMGELHLEVILERLKREYKLEPRAGRPQVVYQETIGAKGAGQAEFNRELGDDVHFGSVRLTVEPMSRGEGRKISFEVDPEVWPAAWLEAVEDGISDGLQSGVVKGYPVQDVRVRVLELDRRDGESSPVGYRMASAMALKDALGKADSCLMEPIMWVEIGVPEDFVGEVVGLLGSKGAKIENMLDRSGQKVVQGLAPLGKLFGFSTELRSATQGRAGFVMKFSRFDVLE; encoded by the coding sequence GTGAGCAAGTCCAATGCCCCCTCGGCGAAGATTCTCGGCAATCTTCGCAATATCGGAATTATCGCGCATATTGACGCCGGAAAGACGACTTTAACTGAACGTATTCTTTATTATTCCGGGAAAATTCATCGTATCGGCGAGGTTCATGAAGGGACCGCAACCATGGATTACATGCCGGAGGAGCAGGAGCGGGGTATCACGATTACCTCTGCGGTTACTTCGTGCAGTTGGTCGCCATGCATGATCAACATCATCGACACCCCCGGCCATGTGGATTTCACTATTGAGGTCGAGCGGTCTTTGCGGGTGCTTGACGGTGCGGTCGGTGTTTTCTGTGGGGTGAGCGGCGTTGAACCTCAGTCCGAGACGGTCTGGCGGCAGAGCGAGACCTATTCTGTCCCGAAGTTGGCTTTTGTCAACAAGATGGATCGGTTGGGTGCGGATTTTGAAAAGGTCGTGGAATCCATCAGCTCCAAGCTTGGTGCCAATCCGCTTCCCATCCAGTATCCTCAGGGCGAGGGTGATGAATTCAGGGGAGTGTACGACCTTGTTGAAATGAAACGCCTTGAATTTGATCCGAAAACAGATGGTGAAGAGTTCGCGGCCCATGATCTGAACGAGTCGGAGCTTGAACTCCTGTCGCCATGGCGGGAAAGGCTTATTGAGACCGCCTCTGACGAGGACGAGGAAATACTGGATTTGTATTTGTCTGGTGAAGAGATCCCGGCAGACAGGATTCGTGCCGCCATACGTATCGCGACTCTAGCACGAAAGGTTGTTCCAGTGCTTGTCGGGTCCGCGCTCAGGAATATCGGCGTGCAGCCCGTCATGGATGCAGTTTGCGATTACCTGCCGAGTCCGCTTGAGGTGCCGACGGCTGTTGGTGTGGAACCGGAAAGCAAAAGCAAGATTTCGTATGAGGTTTCTCATAAGGAACCTCTCTCCGCTCTGGTTTTCAAGGTTGCCATGGATTCTGGTCGGAAGTTGGCAATGATGCGGATTTATTCGGGGAAATTGAGCGGTGGAGACACTGTCTATAATATCACGCAGGGCCAGAATGAGCGGGTGGCGCGGCTATTCAGGTTGCATGCCGGACGCAAGGAGAAACTTGATACGGCGTACGCAGGGGATATGGTCGCGGCGGCAGGCATGAAGTTCGCTCGCACCGGCGACACGCTGTGCGAGCGTGAGACGCCGATTCTTCTTGAACAGATCGCTGACTACAAGCCTGTGATTTCACTTGCTATTGAGCCTCGAAATTCAGAGGAGGCCGAGAAACTGGATGAGGTCCTTGAAAAGTATCTGATGGAGGACCCGACCCTTGAGTTGAAGCGGGATGAAGATACCGGGCAGATTATCCTGTCCGGCATGGGAGAACTGCATCTTGAGGTCATCCTGGAGCGCCTGAAGCGTGAGTACAAGCTTGAGCCGAGAGCTGGCAGGCCGCAGGTGGTTTATCAGGAAACTATTGGTGCCAAGGGGGCCGGTCAGGCCGAGTTCAATCGGGAACTTGGCGATGACGTGCATTTTGGCAGTGTCCGGTTGACCGTAGAGCCGATGAGTCGCGGAGAAGGGCGAAAGATTTCTTTCGAAGTGGACCCGGAAGTGTGGCCGGCAGCGTGGCTGGAAGCTGTTGAGGATGGGATATCTGACGGACTCCAAAGTGGAGTGGTCAAAGGATATCCCGTGCAGGACGTGCGCGTGCGCGTGCTGGAGCTTGACCGTAGGGACGGGGAATCCAGTCCTGTCGGCTACCGTATGGCGTCGGCAATGGCGTTGAAGGATGCTCTTGGTAAGGCGGATTCCTGCTTGATGGAACCGATCATGTGGGTGGAGATAGGGGTTCCCGAAGATTTTGTTGGCGAGGTTGTGGGGTTGCTCGGTTCCAAGGGAGCCAAGATAGAGAATATGCTGGACCGGTCCGGTCAGAAAGTTGTACAGGGGCTTGCCCCGCTTGGGAAACTCTTTGGTTTTTCCACGGAACTGCGTTCGGCGACTCAGGGGCGCGCCGGTTTTGTCATGAAATTTTCCCGGTTTGATGTTTTGGAGTAG
- a CDS encoding tetratricopeptide repeat protein — protein sequence MSKKIEWYQEVLSLEPGSRVFFPLAKLFVENGMPEDAVITLCRGLDRHPDYLEARMLLVELLTELGRENEVHDHLERVINPLRDYSAFWRGWARSLPPEQRDLAVFLMLVSANLSGDTIKWTDVVFEGISTLADRLVGAPLPPPADCPPPSYLPSVEAVPEEEFDREESEVAKPRSGSFRTKTMADLLASQGDIDGALEIYRELVHSSVSDERRTELEGRIAELEGRQGDVEAPCQEDAFSAHAKNRLISTLETLASRFEARIQN from the coding sequence ATGAGCAAGAAAATTGAGTGGTATCAAGAAGTTCTCTCTCTGGAACCCGGATCAAGGGTTTTCTTTCCTCTGGCGAAGCTGTTTGTTGAAAACGGTATGCCGGAGGATGCGGTTATCACTCTATGCAGGGGGCTGGACAGGCATCCTGACTATCTTGAAGCCCGCATGCTTCTTGTCGAGCTCCTGACGGAGCTGGGCCGTGAAAATGAAGTTCATGACCATCTCGAACGGGTTATCAATCCGTTGCGTGATTATTCGGCTTTCTGGCGAGGGTGGGCAAGGAGCCTGCCGCCGGAACAGCGGGATCTTGCCGTTTTCCTGATGCTGGTGTCGGCGAATCTTTCTGGTGACACGATCAAGTGGACGGACGTTGTCTTCGAAGGTATCAGCACGTTGGCTGATCGTTTGGTGGGAGCGCCTTTGCCTCCGCCAGCCGACTGTCCGCCTCCGTCCTATCTTCCGTCCGTGGAAGCCGTGCCCGAAGAAGAGTTCGACAGGGAAGAGAGCGAAGTGGCCAAGCCGCGCAGCGGATCATTTCGCACCAAGACCATGGCCGACCTGCTTGCGTCTCAGGGCGACATTGACGGCGCACTGGAAATTTATCGGGAATTGGTGCATTCCTCCGTGTCCGACGAACGGCGCACCGAGCTTGAAGGGCGTATCGCGGAACTGGAAGGCAGGCAGGGGGATGTAGAAGCTCCTTGTCAGGAAGATGCATTCAGTGCTCATGCCAAGAATCGTCTTATCAGCACGTTGGAGACTCTGGCGTCTCGTTTTGAAGCCAGAATCCAGAACTAG
- the bamD gene encoding outer membrane protein assembly factor BamD, which yields MRSPFVLAAFVALWLASGCALIDRYFLPPPEDTAEELYEAGMDAMGEKEYYDAQGYFNKLKDRFPFSPFALKAELALGDAYFLDGDYLLALDAYKEFEALHPSSEEIPYILFQIGNTNYHMFESIDRRQENIKEGLEYFYRLEETYPNSQYADGARDLIVKSRRILAEHEVYMADFFWRTEQYGPAWHRYQYVVENFSDVPDLRDYARKRAEYSYFEYQKTLSEDERQRIQGSWKLWLKKWL from the coding sequence ATGCGGTCACCTTTCGTCCTTGCTGCCTTTGTTGCCCTTTGGCTGGCATCCGGCTGCGCTCTGATCGACAGGTATTTCCTGCCACCGCCGGAAGATACGGCCGAGGAGTTGTATGAGGCCGGTATGGATGCCATGGGCGAGAAGGAATATTACGATGCTCAAGGGTATTTCAACAAGCTCAAGGATCGTTTCCCCTTCAGCCCGTTCGCGCTCAAGGCGGAACTGGCTCTTGGTGATGCCTATTTCCTTGACGGTGATTATCTCTTGGCTCTTGACGCATACAAGGAATTCGAGGCGTTGCATCCCAGCAGCGAGGAGATTCCCTATATTCTTTTTCAGATCGGGAATACGAACTATCACATGTTCGAATCCATTGACCGGAGGCAGGAGAATATCAAGGAAGGCCTTGAATACTTCTACCGTCTGGAAGAGACATATCCGAACTCCCAATATGCAGATGGTGCGCGGGATCTGATTGTCAAAAGCCGTAGAATTCTCGCGGAACACGAAGTGTACATGGCGGATTTCTTCTGGCGGACAGAACAATATGGTCCCGCATGGCATCGATATCAGTATGTGGTCGAGAATTTTTCCGACGTACCTGATTTGCGTGACTATGCTCGTAAGCGGGCAGAGTATTCGTATTTCGAGTACCAGAAGACATTGTCGGAAGATGAACGCCAACGCATTCAGGGTAGCTGGAAGCTGTGGCTCAAAAAATGGTTGTAA
- the fbp gene encoding class 1 fructose-bisphosphatase, producing the protein MPQQVTVTEHILLHQKMVPGATGQFTRLFNEIVLSAKIISRAVNKAGLVDVLGFTGDVNVQGEEVKKLDEYANRILIHRLARSGVLCAMASEENADIIEVPESLPRGDYVIIFDPLDGSSNIDVNVNIGTIFSIFKRKSDPDAALMSGDVLQKGSEQVAAGYILYGSSTMLVFSSGDGVHGFTMDPSVGEFILSHPNIRIPEQGKIYSVNEGYERYWDRATKKALSYFKSPKNALRKPYSGRYIGSLVADFHRNLLYGGIFMYPADLRDPKKPTGKLRLTCECNPMAYIVEQAGGMATDGLNRILDIEPDHLHQRVPFFCGSYNDVEKVRELFATEARRKKNK; encoded by the coding sequence ATGCCGCAACAGGTTACGGTTACTGAACATATTCTTCTGCACCAGAAAATGGTGCCGGGTGCGACTGGACAGTTTACTCGGTTGTTTAACGAGATTGTCTTGTCTGCCAAAATCATATCTCGCGCGGTCAACAAGGCCGGACTTGTCGATGTTCTCGGGTTTACCGGCGATGTCAATGTGCAGGGCGAGGAAGTCAAGAAGCTTGACGAATACGCCAACCGGATTCTTATTCATCGTTTGGCACGATCCGGCGTGTTGTGCGCCATGGCGTCGGAAGAAAACGCCGATATCATTGAAGTCCCCGAGTCTCTGCCACGGGGTGATTACGTCATTATCTTCGATCCGCTGGATGGTTCGTCCAATATTGATGTCAACGTCAATATCGGAACGATTTTTTCCATCTTCAAGCGTAAAAGTGACCCGGATGCCGCGCTCATGTCCGGTGATGTCCTGCAAAAAGGGTCGGAACAGGTCGCGGCGGGGTATATCCTGTATGGTTCTTCAACCATGCTTGTTTTCTCGTCCGGTGATGGTGTGCACGGATTCACCATGGACCCCAGTGTCGGTGAATTCATTCTGTCACACCCCAATATCCGTATCCCGGAGCAGGGCAAGATTTACTCTGTCAACGAAGGGTATGAACGGTATTGGGACCGGGCTACGAAAAAGGCGCTGTCCTATTTCAAATCGCCCAAGAATGCGCTCCGCAAGCCTTACAGCGGCCGGTACATAGGCTCTCTGGTTGCGGATTTTCACCGCAATCTGCTCTATGGTGGAATTTTCATGTATCCCGCTGACCTGCGTGATCCCAAGAAGCCCACTGGCAAGCTGCGTCTGACCTGCGAGTGCAATCCCATGGCCTACATCGTAGAGCAGGCCGGTGGCATGGCGACAGACGGGTTGAACCGGATTCTCGACATCGAGCCGGATCATCTGCATCAGCGCGTTCCTTTCTTCTGCGGTTCCTACAATGACGTGGAGAAAGTCCGTGAATTGTTCGCGACTGAGGCCCGGAGAAAGAAGAATAAATAA
- the tsaD gene encoding tRNA (adenosine(37)-N6)-threonylcarbamoyltransferase complex transferase subunit TsaD — MLTLGIETSCDETAVALVDNGRLLGEKLATQIDVHALFGGVVPEIASREHLRVLPRLFSELLDETGVKPDEIENIAVARGPGLLGSLLVGVSFAKGLCLSTNARLVGVNHLWAHLLAPGLEQELVFPAIGLLVSGGHTHTYLIKSPVEFELLGRTLDDAAGEAFDKVAKVLNFPYPGGRYIDQLSQESEPDTKLFPRAFIENQSLDFSFSGVKTAVANYVASHPELVFDEMADAAAINALSGDRREALSRVCASFNWSVADTLRIKVERALKKADGVKSLIVAGGVAANSMVREYMGRVAAENNLTLTLPGLSLCTDNGAMIAYAGWLFGSSGYSHDLALEAIPRGRVVPLDWTVNGDKSANE, encoded by the coding sequence ATGCTCACTCTCGGTATTGAGACCTCCTGTGACGAGACCGCCGTGGCCCTTGTGGACAACGGGCGGTTGCTCGGTGAAAAACTCGCTACGCAGATTGATGTGCATGCGCTGTTTGGCGGTGTGGTGCCAGAGATTGCGTCGCGTGAGCATCTTCGCGTGCTGCCTCGTCTCTTCAGTGAATTGCTGGATGAGACCGGGGTGAAGCCCGATGAGATCGAAAACATTGCCGTGGCGCGTGGTCCCGGGTTGCTCGGCAGCCTTCTGGTCGGTGTCAGCTTTGCCAAGGGGTTGTGTCTGTCCACGAATGCCCGTCTTGTCGGGGTGAACCATTTATGGGCGCATCTTCTTGCCCCGGGGCTGGAGCAGGAATTGGTTTTCCCTGCCATAGGCCTGCTTGTGTCAGGTGGACATACCCACACCTACCTCATCAAGTCGCCTGTTGAATTCGAATTGCTGGGCCGGACTCTGGACGACGCTGCCGGAGAAGCATTTGACAAGGTCGCGAAAGTCCTGAATTTCCCGTATCCTGGCGGTCGTTACATTGACCAGCTGTCACAGGAGTCCGAGCCGGATACCAAACTGTTTCCGCGTGCTTTCATTGAAAATCAGAGCCTTGATTTCAGTTTCAGCGGCGTCAAGACGGCGGTTGCCAATTACGTGGCCTCGCATCCTGAGCTTGTGTTTGATGAGATGGCGGATGCCGCTGCCATCAACGCCTTGTCCGGTGATCGTCGTGAAGCGTTGAGCCGTGTGTGTGCGTCATTCAACTGGAGTGTGGCTGACACATTGCGTATCAAGGTTGAGCGTGCCCTCAAGAAAGCGGACGGGGTGAAGAGCCTCATTGTCGCTGGCGGTGTGGCCGCAAACAGCATGGTACGCGAGTATATGGGACGGGTGGCCGCTGAGAACAATCTGACGTTGACGTTGCCCGGACTTTCGCTGTGTACCGACAACGGTGCCATGATCGCGTACGCCGGTTGGCTGTTCGGCAGTTCCGGCTACTCTCATGACTTGGCTTTGGAGGCCATACCGCGAGGAAGAGTGGTACCGCTTGATTGGACAGTAAACGGTGACAAAAGTGCGAATGAATGA
- a CDS encoding DUF2062 domain-containing protein, with translation MTDLSRHTPAKKILRKKTDRWTGSKRWLRYWYLRLMRQNSSPRNLAAAMALGMFIGAMPIIPFQSVVVIALAFVFRVNKLAAWLATCYSNAATMVPFYYFLYKIGIVVTPFHNVQFDPSQLEMEQLIHAGWEVFVVMFAGGLAFGVPATVVTYFLSLFLIRRYRQRRALRLLRRRTGA, from the coding sequence GTGACTGACCTCAGCCGACATACCCCGGCCAAAAAAATATTACGGAAGAAGACAGACAGGTGGACCGGTAGCAAGCGTTGGCTGAGATATTGGTATCTTCGCCTGATGCGGCAGAACTCGTCGCCTCGAAATCTTGCTGCCGCCATGGCTCTTGGCATGTTTATCGGGGCCATGCCCATCATTCCGTTTCAGTCTGTCGTGGTGATTGCTTTGGCCTTTGTCTTTCGGGTCAACAAACTCGCAGCATGGCTTGCGACGTGTTATTCCAATGCGGCAACCATGGTTCCTTTCTACTATTTTCTTTATAAGATCGGCATAGTTGTCACACCTTTTCACAATGTCCAGTTCGATCCCAGCCAGCTTGAGATGGAACAGCTCATTCACGCCGGATGGGAAGTGTTCGTGGTCATGTTTGCAGGCGGGCTGGCTTTTGGAGTCCCAGCTACGGTTGTGACCTATTTCCTGTCTCTTTTCCTTATTCGACGTTATCGGCAGCGTCGAGCCTTGCGCCTTTTGAGGCGGCGGACCGGTGCTTGA
- a CDS encoding methyl-accepting chemotaxis protein, translating to MPGGARVSIVFAGFFLCCAFAVSSFLGGWFAFGVAAGISIILIIGLVFMQGRVEAAQRTLVDEMKSELAETQREKVYFSSAIREVGNPVLVCDREGRIVSATQSLLSFLKKPADQVVGQKVSKAFYGTERKSIAEQVLATHRELEDTVELSLWDGRKASVRLFANPVYDESGDVSGVVTSYISLDEMLAQQREIESQRERMAQAGSQISELAEHVASATELLSAAADDQAQGAQKQRGQTSSVATAMEEMTATVIEVAQNAAGTSDAADVAYNSASEGVSMVTKAVAAINEVAESAEQLGREVGELDDQAGEIGRIISVINDIADQTNLLALNAAIEAARAGEAGRGFAVVADEVRKLAEKTVTATREVEEAIGTIQDRSQHASRSMRQTEVQVQESTELSNQAGEALQQIMESIKDMVGRVSQIATAAEQQSSAAEEINKSIEEIADIASDADEAAGQAASATRDLAGLAQDLLNVSKEFRDGDGEVRLRESTGEMKGILPKLTQGFVQQKYGDAVYDGMQNDLGNPVFLPTESYPDQVLMQMAESVSSSVGISIRNFFLELGRFTVGRFNEMYPAHFKNESLKEFYLRMNEVHAQLTKDHPGIHPPNFTYEDKGDDLFMNYRSSRGLFDYFEGILLGAAEFKGEAVTVKVKPFDETTARAEIVFHGKV from the coding sequence ATGCCCGGTGGTGCCCGTGTCTCGATTGTTTTTGCTGGTTTTTTCTTGTGTTGTGCTTTTGCCGTCTCTTCTTTTCTGGGTGGGTGGTTTGCCTTTGGGGTTGCTGCCGGAATTTCCATCATCCTGATTATCGGCTTGGTTTTCATGCAGGGTCGAGTTGAAGCTGCACAGCGGACGCTTGTGGATGAAATGAAGTCCGAGTTGGCTGAGACCCAGCGGGAAAAAGTGTATTTTTCCAGTGCGATCAGGGAAGTCGGGAATCCGGTTCTTGTCTGTGACCGGGAAGGGCGCATTGTTTCGGCTACGCAGTCGCTGTTGTCCTTTTTGAAAAAGCCGGCGGATCAGGTGGTCGGGCAAAAAGTCAGTAAGGCCTTCTACGGTACGGAAAGAAAATCCATCGCTGAACAGGTGCTTGCAACGCATCGTGAACTTGAAGATACCGTTGAACTGAGTTTGTGGGACGGCAGAAAGGCGTCGGTTCGGTTGTTTGCCAATCCCGTATATGATGAATCCGGTGATGTTTCAGGGGTGGTGACTTCGTATATTTCCCTTGATGAAATGCTGGCGCAGCAGCGTGAAATTGAAAGTCAGCGGGAACGTATGGCGCAGGCCGGTAGTCAGATAAGTGAACTGGCTGAGCATGTCGCTTCAGCTACGGAGTTGCTGTCGGCTGCGGCTGATGATCAGGCGCAGGGAGCGCAGAAGCAGCGCGGCCAGACTTCTTCCGTAGCCACCGCCATGGAAGAGATGACCGCCACGGTTATCGAAGTTGCCCAGAACGCCGCCGGGACCAGTGATGCTGCTGATGTTGCGTATAATTCCGCATCAGAGGGCGTGTCCATGGTGACCAAGGCCGTTGCCGCCATTAACGAGGTCGCCGAATCTGCTGAACAGCTTGGACGTGAAGTCGGAGAACTGGATGATCAGGCCGGAGAAATCGGCCGGATCATCAGTGTAATCAACGATATTGCCGATCAGACCAATCTACTGGCTTTGAATGCGGCTATTGAAGCCGCCCGCGCAGGTGAAGCGGGGCGCGGCTTTGCTGTTGTCGCCGATGAAGTCAGGAAGCTGGCGGAGAAGACTGTTACCGCGACGCGTGAAGTAGAGGAAGCTATCGGGACCATTCAGGACCGTTCGCAGCATGCCTCTCGTTCCATGCGGCAGACCGAAGTTCAGGTTCAGGAGAGTACGGAGCTTTCCAATCAGGCCGGTGAAGCATTGCAGCAGATTATGGAAAGCATCAAGGACATGGTCGGCAGGGTTTCCCAGATAGCCACGGCTGCCGAGCAGCAGTCCTCAGCCGCCGAAGAGATCAACAAGAGTATTGAGGAGATTGCGGACATTGCCAGTGATGCCGACGAAGCTGCTGGACAGGCGGCCAGCGCCACTCGTGATCTGGCTGGCTTGGCTCAGGATCTTTTGAATGTGTCCAAAGAGTTCAGGGATGGTGACGGGGAGGTTCGCCTACGCGAATCCACTGGGGAGATGAAAGGAATCCTTCCCAAGCTGACACAGGGATTTGTGCAGCAGAAATATGGTGATGCTGTCTATGATGGCATGCAGAATGATTTGGGGAATCCGGTCTTTTTGCCCACGGAAAGTTATCCCGATCAGGTGCTCATGCAGATGGCTGAATCCGTGTCGTCTTCGGTGGGTATTTCCATCCGAAATTTCTTCCTTGAACTCGGACGTTTTACGGTCGGGCGCTTTAACGAAATGTACCCAGCTCATTTCAAGAATGAGAGCTTGAAAGAGTTTTATCTCCGCATGAACGAAGTGCATGCACAGCTTACCAAGGATCATCCCGGTATTCATCCACCTAATTTTACCTATGAGGACAAGGGAGATGATCTGTTTATGAATTATCGATCAAGCCGGGGATTATTTGACTATTTCGAGGGTATTCTCCTTGGAGCAGCGGAATTCAAGGGCGAAGCCGTAACTGTCAAAGTGAAGCCTTTTGATGAGACCACGGCCCGGGCGGAAATTGTTTTCCACGGCAAGGTTTGA
- the trxA gene encoding thioredoxin, with protein sequence MANQITDGNFEQEVLQSDVPVLIDFWAPWCGPCRAMGPVIDELAEEYDGQVKIVKMNVDENSATPGKYGIRAIPTLILFKGGEVVDQSTGAVSKSSIKEMITKKAL encoded by the coding sequence ATGGCGAATCAGATCACTGACGGTAATTTTGAGCAGGAAGTGCTCCAGAGCGATGTCCCTGTCCTTATTGATTTCTGGGCTCCCTGGTGCGGTCCCTGTCGTGCGATGGGTCCGGTTATCGACGAGCTTGCAGAAGAGTACGACGGTCAGGTGAAAATCGTGAAAATGAACGTCGATGAAAATTCTGCCACTCCCGGCAAATACGGTATCCGTGCCATTCCTACCCTGATTCTTTTCAAGGGCGGAGAAGTCGTGGACCAGAGCACCGGCGCTGTCTCCAAGAGCAGCATCAAGGAAATGATTACCAAGAAGGCACTGTAA
- the trxB gene encoding thioredoxin-disulfide reductase: MKSYDAVVIGGGPAGMTAALYLLRSGVKTAMIEKLSPGGQVLMTSEIENYPGFPKGLQGWELADKFSAHLENYSLDRISDEVRDIEFGSSVHTIMVGDEAVQTKSIILATGSRYRKLGIPGEERLLGRGVSYCALCDGNFFRDRDVAVIGGGNSALEEALYLARLVNKVYLIHRRQDFRGLACYQDKCFTHEKIEVIRNTVVDEIQGADDLESLALRNVESGETSELKVDGTFIFVGFEPIMDFVSDKVEQDRNGIITDVEMRTNVPGVFAAGDIRSKMCRQVASAVGDGATAANSAFTYLEQLDA; encoded by the coding sequence ATGAAATCTTATGACGCCGTAGTCATAGGGGGCGGCCCGGCAGGAATGACGGCTGCCCTTTATCTTTTGCGGTCGGGTGTAAAGACCGCCATGATTGAGAAGCTGTCTCCGGGCGGCCAGGTACTCATGACGAGTGAGATAGAAAACTATCCCGGATTTCCCAAGGGACTTCAGGGATGGGAACTTGCGGATAAATTTTCGGCTCACCTCGAGAATTATTCACTGGACCGTATCAGCGACGAAGTACGTGATATCGAGTTCGGTTCGTCTGTTCATACGATCATGGTCGGAGATGAAGCAGTCCAGACCAAGTCTATTATTCTGGCTACCGGTTCCCGGTACCGCAAGCTCGGTATTCCGGGTGAAGAGCGGTTGCTTGGACGCGGAGTATCCTACTGCGCGCTGTGTGACGGCAATTTCTTTCGGGATCGGGATGTGGCCGTTATCGGCGGCGGCAACTCGGCCCTTGAAGAGGCGTTGTATCTTGCTCGCTTGGTGAACAAGGTTTATCTGATTCATCGTCGTCAGGATTTCCGCGGACTTGCCTGTTATCAGGACAAGTGCTTCACTCACGAGAAAATCGAGGTCATCCGTAACACCGTTGTGGATGAGATTCAGGGAGCTGATGATCTTGAATCTCTGGCTTTGCGTAATGTCGAAAGCGGAGAAACGAGTGAACTCAAGGTTGACGGTACGTTTATCTTTGTAGGGTTTGAACCCATCATGGATTTTGTTTCCGACAAGGTGGAGCAGGACCGTAACGGCATCATTACCGATGTTGAAATGCGGACCAACGTTCCCGGTGTTTTTGCTGCTGGCGACATCCGTTCCAAGATGTGTCGTCAGGTTGCATCTGCCGTCGGTGACGGTGCGACTGCCGCCAATTCTGCATTCACCTATCTTGAACAGCTCGACGCTTAG